Proteins from a genomic interval of Microbacterium imperiale:
- a CDS encoding fibronectin type III domain-containing protein codes for MAKMSWARAFAPVAVALIATTGLVVPATAASAASPAATSARTAATADELPTLTYDDVAEWAEMLVDGEDVERAADGAPFNTFGGFGSVSCNNTSNLLLDYKEEHPDVYWRILRMLFDPVEGAGLKHIKVELGADNNTSSGTEPATKRSADEPANVLRGAGFHFIADAKTINPDIEVEALRWGEPSWTKAQPDLRYQWYKETIDAAYDTYGVEFDYLSPSQNEVHANYINAELAWTVDFAKRLEADAAAEGARYDYSKIKIVALDSYRNVGQVSRAVLASPEALEQVDAIGYHYDIAGDPALTRLNKEFGMEVLYSEGVAPMIDPEYRAQADPARGGIGGTVGAVDIADRFINAYRWSGSGADPGHMTTFLFQPAVSALYEGSQYSPKHLIRASDPWSGYYEGGVGITLVRHFTQFIGEGWEYIEGASGGDGQKGDGGTVVDTSTRTALTLRTPAADVAAGDALEFSQVHANNTRTVRNFEVKVANLDTDADTPLYVWETTGPDAGDAVDADWFQNTGKVVPVRTETKDGVEYDVYRAQVQPYSILTLSTQQRGIHDSAADYESGQYAATATDDVLPLPYTDDFEYAGYEIQDVNGVPMDYVTRRGGSPRYTADQNGAFEVIGTDDGNVMHQAIHADNRGYTWNVWGDGSQRNPSTTTPSTVLGDHSWTNYTAKIDFRLDGVVRDAALDNFAGLGVRQTTTEGTGADLATYTARVHADGTWELRKLGQNVASGTVFMFDADAWHTLEVEARENVISVRLDGEQLGVYADTTTNPTMAGRISLVSGYYNTQFDDLAVTPLDGLSWHAVKVDDADARISYPQGFSFTQAGYAHFNRTQHVIAAGRSFGFDLNGTGFNLNGATGTSVLSITIDDQPARTVNVAAVGNRQTSAWFRGLEDGPHTVRVQVVSGTFSLDSVDLLVGGSTGGTTDPELRPVAVLDALPRLTAAPATVPALPETLRARSEAGGEIDAPVTWATTPAQFATPYAMVKVDGVFRDNPSLPVSTYVEVVPSGIRYFVDANAPADAPVHPAIAAAAGDTLRNASPDAAYSAAAGWGRVGSASAKGRLGLQPYDKTRETGWYSSGAATPLVYRFTLDAGEYDIATGHTEWWNPGTGRSRVVTGTVEFTAGGEQKSVAIGTHTFANGSIGTSTVLRGGFALDAATEVTVRISGAGGTEAPALSWIGIADHAETADRTALAALLAEATTAPRQAYTPETWQALRDQGVAAKAVHDDPTASQEQVDAAAAALRSALDALVEVAYLALPDYRVAVLAGEEADLPETVKLATRSGATQDVAVQWQDDAPATDQAYATVPVSGRAGQTPVTLQLEVVPSGVVYFVDAAATQGAEDAEKPGLSPAFDAVEAVRGDLVRNDIPDGVFSDDTGWGLRNPIGSGDGHVGLKARGAGSYDKTRTTGWWASAGGSVDYAFTLPAGDYELTSGYQEWWGVTRQVAPTVEIDGERIAGDPVNLSSASPQGTSTIAFSLADETVIEFRAARGSGTADPVLSWIAVADASAPAAPGEVTAEATSTTTATVSWQAPAGAGTRYDAFRVFVGDAAEPACEVAADVTSCELTGLTAGAEYDVSVQAVGFGREGERAGAALRLPEVPADDARTAPGVAVLSSDEGWDTGLKDGTFRVTMNLWWGQNGSLFKLFRDGELVGSVPLTMTSGPSAQQAVVDIAGLPNGTYRFTGELVNSRGTTATKPLTVTVTDAAPARPVLSHDNRKGSGSYTVRADLWWGTNATSYRFLENDVEVAAGELAAASPAAQSATLPVSGRAPGTYRYVVEFRNAAGVTTSAPITVTVR; via the coding sequence ATGGCAAAGATGTCATGGGCTCGGGCGTTCGCGCCCGTCGCCGTCGCCCTCATCGCGACGACCGGCCTGGTCGTCCCGGCAACCGCGGCGAGCGCCGCATCCCCCGCCGCCACGTCCGCGCGCACCGCGGCCACGGCCGACGAGCTTCCCACCCTCACGTACGACGACGTGGCCGAGTGGGCCGAGATGCTCGTCGACGGCGAGGACGTCGAGCGCGCCGCCGACGGCGCGCCCTTCAACACGTTCGGCGGCTTCGGCTCGGTGTCGTGCAACAACACCTCGAACCTGCTGCTGGACTACAAGGAGGAGCATCCCGACGTCTACTGGCGCATCCTGCGGATGCTGTTCGACCCGGTGGAAGGCGCCGGACTGAAGCACATCAAGGTCGAGCTCGGTGCCGACAACAACACCTCGTCGGGCACCGAGCCGGCGACCAAGCGCTCGGCCGACGAACCGGCCAACGTGCTGCGCGGCGCCGGGTTCCACTTCATCGCTGACGCGAAGACGATCAACCCGGACATCGAGGTCGAAGCGCTGCGCTGGGGTGAGCCCTCGTGGACGAAGGCTCAGCCCGACCTGCGCTACCAGTGGTACAAGGAGACGATCGACGCCGCCTACGACACCTACGGCGTCGAGTTCGACTACCTCAGCCCGTCGCAGAACGAGGTGCACGCGAACTACATCAACGCGGAGCTCGCCTGGACGGTCGACTTCGCGAAGCGGCTGGAGGCGGATGCCGCGGCCGAGGGCGCCCGCTACGACTACTCGAAGATCAAGATCGTCGCGCTCGACTCGTACCGGAACGTCGGCCAGGTCTCACGCGCGGTGCTCGCGAGCCCCGAGGCGCTCGAGCAGGTCGACGCGATCGGCTACCACTACGACATCGCCGGCGACCCGGCACTGACCCGCCTGAACAAGGAGTTCGGCATGGAGGTGCTGTACTCCGAGGGCGTCGCCCCGATGATCGACCCCGAGTACCGCGCGCAGGCCGACCCCGCCCGCGGCGGTATCGGCGGCACGGTCGGTGCCGTCGACATCGCCGACCGGTTCATCAACGCCTACCGTTGGAGCGGCTCCGGCGCCGACCCGGGCCACATGACCACCTTCCTCTTCCAGCCGGCCGTGAGCGCTCTGTACGAGGGCTCGCAGTACTCGCCGAAGCACCTCATCCGCGCGTCCGACCCCTGGTCGGGCTATTACGAGGGCGGCGTCGGCATCACGCTGGTGCGCCACTTCACGCAGTTCATCGGCGAAGGGTGGGAGTACATCGAGGGCGCCTCGGGCGGCGACGGCCAGAAGGGCGACGGCGGCACCGTCGTCGACACCTCCACGCGCACGGCCCTGACGCTGCGCACCCCGGCGGCCGACGTAGCCGCCGGCGATGCGCTGGAGTTCAGCCAGGTGCACGCGAACAACACACGCACGGTGCGCAACTTCGAGGTGAAGGTCGCGAACCTCGACACCGACGCCGACACCCCGCTCTACGTGTGGGAGACGACGGGCCCGGATGCCGGTGACGCGGTCGACGCGGACTGGTTCCAGAACACCGGCAAGGTCGTGCCCGTCCGCACCGAGACGAAGGACGGCGTCGAGTACGACGTCTACCGCGCCCAGGTGCAGCCGTACTCGATCCTGACGCTGTCGACCCAGCAGCGCGGCATCCATGACTCCGCCGCCGACTACGAAAGCGGCCAGTACGCCGCCACGGCGACCGACGACGTCCTGCCCCTCCCCTACACCGACGACTTCGAGTACGCGGGGTACGAGATCCAGGACGTCAACGGCGTGCCCATGGACTACGTCACGCGACGCGGCGGCTCACCCCGCTACACCGCCGACCAGAACGGCGCATTCGAGGTGATCGGAACCGACGACGGCAACGTCATGCATCAGGCGATCCATGCCGACAACCGCGGCTACACCTGGAACGTGTGGGGCGACGGTTCGCAGCGGAACCCGTCGACGACGACCCCGTCCACGGTCCTAGGCGACCACAGCTGGACGAACTACACCGCGAAGATCGACTTCCGTCTCGACGGCGTCGTGCGCGATGCCGCGCTCGACAACTTCGCCGGGCTCGGCGTCCGGCAGACGACCACGGAGGGCACCGGCGCCGATCTCGCGACCTACACCGCTCGCGTTCACGCCGACGGCACCTGGGAGCTGCGCAAGCTCGGCCAGAACGTCGCCTCGGGCACGGTCTTCATGTTCGACGCCGACGCGTGGCACACCCTCGAGGTCGAGGCGCGCGAGAACGTCATCTCGGTCCGCCTCGACGGCGAGCAGCTCGGAGTGTACGCCGACACGACGACGAACCCGACGATGGCCGGCCGGATCTCGCTCGTCAGCGGCTACTACAACACGCAGTTCGACGACCTGGCCGTGACTCCCCTCGACGGACTGTCGTGGCACGCCGTGAAGGTCGACGACGCCGACGCACGCATCTCGTACCCGCAGGGCTTCTCGTTCACGCAGGCCGGCTACGCGCACTTCAACCGCACGCAGCACGTCATCGCGGCCGGGCGCTCGTTCGGGTTCGATCTGAACGGCACCGGGTTCAACCTCAACGGCGCGACGGGCACGTCGGTGCTCTCGATCACGATCGACGACCAGCCGGCGCGCACCGTCAACGTCGCGGCAGTCGGCAACCGCCAGACCTCGGCCTGGTTCCGCGGGCTCGAGGACGGACCGCACACGGTCCGCGTGCAGGTGGTGTCGGGGACGTTCAGCCTCGACAGCGTCGACCTGCTCGTCGGCGGCTCGACCGGCGGCACGACCGACCCCGAGCTGCGTCCCGTCGCGGTGCTCGATGCCCTGCCGCGCCTGACGGCGGCTCCCGCCACGGTTCCCGCACTGCCCGAGACCCTGCGCGCGCGCAGCGAGGCGGGCGGCGAGATCGACGCTCCGGTCACCTGGGCCACGACCCCGGCCCAGTTCGCGACGCCGTACGCCATGGTCAAGGTCGACGGAGTCTTCCGCGACAACCCCTCGCTGCCGGTCAGCACCTACGTCGAGGTCGTGCCGAGCGGCATCCGGTACTTCGTCGATGCCAACGCACCCGCCGACGCGCCCGTGCACCCGGCCATCGCGGCGGCCGCCGGTGACACGCTCCGCAACGCCAGCCCCGACGCCGCATACTCCGCGGCAGCGGGCTGGGGCCGCGTCGGCTCGGCCAGCGCCAAGGGCCGGCTGGGCCTGCAGCCCTACGACAAGACGCGCGAGACCGGGTGGTACAGCTCGGGCGCCGCGACCCCCCTCGTCTACCGCTTCACGCTGGACGCGGGAGAGTACGACATCGCGACAGGCCACACCGAGTGGTGGAACCCGGGTACCGGCCGCAGCCGCGTCGTCACCGGCACGGTGGAGTTCACCGCGGGCGGCGAGCAGAAGAGCGTCGCGATCGGCACGCACACGTTCGCCAACGGCAGCATCGGCACGTCGACGGTGCTGCGCGGCGGGTTCGCGCTCGACGCCGCCACCGAGGTCACCGTCCGCATCTCGGGCGCCGGCGGCACCGAGGCACCGGCGCTGAGCTGGATCGGCATCGCCGACCACGCCGAGACGGCCGACCGGACGGCGCTCGCCGCTCTGCTGGCCGAGGCGACCACCGCCCCGCGTCAGGCCTACACCCCCGAGACGTGGCAGGCGCTGCGCGATCAGGGCGTCGCGGCGAAGGCCGTGCACGACGACCCGACGGCGTCGCAGGAGCAGGTGGATGCCGCTGCGGCAGCGCTGCGCTCGGCGCTCGATGCCCTCGTCGAGGTGGCCTACCTCGCGCTGCCCGACTACCGCGTGGCGGTCCTCGCCGGCGAGGAGGCCGACCTGCCTGAGACGGTGAAGCTCGCGACGCGCAGCGGAGCGACGCAGGACGTCGCAGTGCAGTGGCAGGACGATGCCCCCGCGACGGATCAGGCCTACGCGACGGTTCCCGTGAGCGGACGCGCCGGCCAGACGCCGGTGACGCTGCAGCTCGAGGTCGTGCCGAGCGGAGTCGTCTACTTCGTCGATGCGGCCGCGACGCAGGGCGCCGAGGACGCCGAGAAGCCGGGGCTCTCGCCCGCGTTCGACGCGGTGGAAGCGGTGCGCGGCGACCTCGTGCGCAACGACATCCCCGACGGCGTCTTCTCGGACGACACCGGCTGGGGACTGCGCAACCCGATCGGATCGGGCGACGGTCACGTCGGGCTGAAGGCGCGCGGGGCGGGGTCGTACGACAAGACCCGCACCACCGGCTGGTGGGCGAGCGCGGGCGGCTCGGTCGACTACGCCTTCACCCTGCCCGCCGGCGACTACGAGCTCACGAGCGGCTACCAGGAATGGTGGGGCGTCACGCGCCAGGTCGCGCCGACCGTCGAGATCGACGGCGAGCGCATCGCCGGAGATCCCGTGAACCTGTCGAGCGCGTCGCCGCAGGGCACCTCGACGATCGCGTTCTCGCTGGCGGACGAGACGGTGATCGAGTTCCGCGCCGCCCGCGGTTCCGGAACGGCCGATCCGGTCCTCAGCTGGATCGCGGTGGCCGATGCCTCCGCGCCGGCCGCGCCGGGCGAGGTGACCGCTGAAGCCACCTCGACGACGACCGCGACGGTCTCGTGGCAGGCTCCGGCCGGCGCGGGCACGCGCTACGACGCGTTCCGGGTCTTCGTCGGCGACGCAGCCGAGCCGGCGTGCGAGGTAGCGGCGGACGTGACCTCGTGCGAGCTGACCGGTCTCACGGCCGGCGCCGAATACGACGTCTCGGTGCAGGCGGTCGGTTTCGGCCGCGAGGGCGAACGTGCCGGCGCCGCGCTGCGGCTGCCCGAGGTCCCCGCCGACGACGCCCGCACGGCGCCGGGCGTGGCGGTGCTCAGCTCGGACGAGGGCTGGGACACCGGGCTGAAGGACGGCACCTTCCGCGTCACGATGAACCTCTGGTGGGGCCAGAACGGCTCGCTGTTCAAGCTGTTCCGCGACGGCGAGCTCGTGGGGTCGGTGCCGCTGACGATGACGAGCGGGCCGAGCGCCCAGCAGGCGGTCGTCGACATCGCGGGGCTTCCCAACGGCACCTACCGCTTCACCGGAGAGCTCGTGAACTCGCGCGGCACCACAGCGACGAAGCCGCTCACCGTGACGGTGACCGATGCGGCACCCGCACGACCCGTGCTCTCGCACGACAACCGGAAGGGCAGCGGGTCGTACACGGTGCGCGCCGACCTGTGGTGGGGCACGAACGCGACGTCCTACCGATTCCTCGAGAACGACGTCGAGGTCGCCGCGGGAGAGCTGGCCGCCGCGAGCCCCGCTGCCCAGTCGGCCACCCTGCCGGTGTCGGGCAGAGCACCCGGCACCTACCGCTATGTCGTCGAGTTCCGCAATGCGGCAGGGGTGACGACCAGCGCCCCGATCACGGTGACGGTGCGGTAG
- a CDS encoding substrate-binding domain-containing protein has product MDQPASAGFAVSRRERILDELRHAGSVRVADLARRFGVAELTIRRDIGYLADRGLLTRVHGGATLRSRLDTTVPRVAGGIRPPLFRVGMVVPSLTYYWPQIVIGARAAATDGGVQLVLRGASYSVDDQRRQISSLLDSGNLHGLIVAPETVGADGSALLHWLDALPLPVVLCERSVPSHLALTRLEWVTTDHVFGGSLAAAHLSARGHVRVGFVTSAGSPTSPRLRQGWRRAVENDGLVSTIDRDISLDELDAPARERAVADLLAECRGTGTTALLVHSDPQAVLVQQQARDLGWSMPDDLAIIAYDDEVAASAEPAITALRPAKQHIGRLAVEALTARLIDGAKRPVQRTHVLPSLHARESTAVDRRR; this is encoded by the coding sequence GTGGATCAGCCAGCGTCGGCCGGGTTCGCGGTGTCGCGCCGCGAGCGGATCCTCGATGAGCTTCGCCACGCGGGATCCGTCCGCGTCGCCGACCTCGCGCGACGGTTCGGGGTCGCCGAGCTCACCATCCGCCGCGACATCGGCTACCTCGCCGACCGCGGCCTGCTCACGCGCGTCCACGGCGGCGCCACGCTGCGCAGCCGGCTCGACACCACGGTGCCGCGCGTCGCCGGCGGCATCCGTCCGCCGCTGTTCCGCGTGGGGATGGTCGTTCCGTCGCTGACGTACTACTGGCCGCAGATCGTCATCGGCGCGCGTGCAGCGGCGACCGACGGCGGGGTGCAGCTCGTCCTGCGTGGCGCCAGTTACTCCGTGGACGACCAGCGCCGGCAGATCTCCTCACTGCTCGACTCGGGCAACCTGCACGGACTCATCGTCGCGCCCGAGACGGTCGGGGCCGACGGCTCCGCGCTGCTGCATTGGCTCGACGCCCTGCCGCTGCCGGTGGTGCTCTGCGAGCGCAGCGTGCCCTCGCACCTCGCGCTCACCCGGCTCGAGTGGGTCACGACCGACCACGTCTTCGGTGGCTCCCTCGCCGCGGCGCACCTCTCCGCGCGGGGGCATGTGCGCGTCGGCTTCGTGACGTCGGCGGGCTCGCCCACCTCGCCGCGACTGCGTCAGGGGTGGCGGCGAGCCGTCGAGAACGACGGACTCGTCTCGACGATCGACCGCGACATCTCCCTCGACGAGCTCGACGCGCCCGCGCGGGAGCGAGCAGTCGCTGACCTGCTCGCCGAGTGCCGCGGAACCGGCACGACGGCGCTGCTCGTGCACTCCGACCCGCAAGCCGTGCTCGTCCAGCAGCAGGCGCGCGACCTCGGTTGGTCGATGCCCGACGACCTCGCGATCATCGCCTACGACGACGAGGTGGCCGCGAGCGCGGAGCCGGCCATCACGGCCCTGCGCCCGGCGAAGCAGCACATCGGTCGGCTCGCCGTCGAAGCCCTCACCGCGCGCCTCATCGACGGCGCCAAGCGGCCCGTGCAGCGCACGCACGTACTGCCCTCGCTGCACGCCCGCGAGTCCACAGCCGTCGACCGCCGCCGGTGA
- a CDS encoding aldo/keto reductase — protein sequence MTTIGNSDLSVFPLALGGNVFGWTADRDASFAILDAFVEGGGNFVDTADSYSAWAPGHSGGESETIIGEWLAARSRPEVVVATKVSQHPDFRGLSAANVRAAAEASLKRLGVDAIDLYYAHFDDEETPLDETVGAFGQLVSDGLVRHVAVSNYSAERIQEWLRIADETGVARPVAIQPHYNLVHRNDVEESIAPLAQRENLGLVPYFALAKGFLTGKYRSTDAAGHDSPRAEGAAVYATPQGLQIIDTLERIGDAHGASIAATALAWLRAQPTVVAPIASASRLEQVPALLEGGRLELTADEVAELTRVSTWTPEA from the coding sequence ATGACCACGATCGGAAACAGCGACCTCTCCGTCTTCCCCCTCGCACTGGGCGGCAATGTCTTCGGCTGGACGGCCGACCGCGACGCCTCGTTCGCGATCCTCGACGCGTTCGTCGAGGGCGGTGGCAACTTCGTCGACACCGCAGACTCGTACAGCGCGTGGGCGCCGGGCCACAGCGGCGGCGAGAGCGAGACGATCATCGGCGAGTGGCTAGCGGCTCGCAGCCGCCCGGAGGTCGTTGTGGCCACGAAGGTGAGCCAGCACCCCGACTTCCGTGGCCTCTCCGCCGCGAACGTCCGCGCCGCGGCGGAGGCGTCGCTCAAGCGTCTCGGCGTCGACGCGATCGACCTGTACTACGCGCACTTCGACGACGAGGAGACGCCGCTCGACGAGACCGTGGGCGCATTCGGCCAGCTGGTCTCGGACGGTCTCGTGCGCCACGTCGCGGTGTCGAACTACAGCGCCGAACGCATCCAGGAGTGGCTGCGCATCGCCGACGAGACCGGAGTCGCCCGCCCCGTCGCGATCCAGCCGCACTACAACCTCGTGCACCGCAACGACGTCGAGGAGTCGATCGCTCCGCTCGCGCAGCGCGAGAACCTCGGCCTCGTGCCGTACTTCGCGCTGGCGAAGGGCTTCCTGACCGGCAAGTACCGGTCGACGGATGCCGCAGGGCACGACTCCCCGCGCGCCGAGGGTGCCGCCGTGTACGCGACGCCGCAGGGCCTGCAGATCATCGACACGCTCGAGCGCATCGGTGACGCCCACGGTGCGTCGATCGCCGCCACCGCTCTCGCATGGCTGCGCGCCCAGCCGACCGTCGTCGCGCCGATCGCGAGCGCGTCGCGGCTCGAGCAGGTTCCCGCGCTGCTCGAGGGCGGACGCCTCGAGCTCACGGCCGACGAGGTCGCCGAGCTCACCCGCGTGTCGACCTGGACGCCGGAGGCCTGA
- a CDS encoding ASCH domain-containing protein, whose translation MERGTEIEEFWQECRRSVAGLPESAPPAWSFGRHPAEAEALLALVLAGVKTATSSALVEYEREREPIPRAGDLGIVLDGSGHPSVLLRTTAVAIVPFAQVPASHAFDEGEGDRSLASWREIHRDFWGGYLRNGGRFDDGMLVVCERFEVLHRRSS comes from the coding sequence ATGGAGCGAGGGACTGAGATCGAGGAGTTCTGGCAGGAATGCCGGAGGTCGGTCGCGGGACTGCCAGAATCGGCGCCGCCCGCGTGGAGCTTCGGTCGTCACCCCGCTGAGGCGGAAGCCCTGCTGGCGCTCGTGCTCGCGGGCGTGAAGACGGCGACCTCTTCCGCCCTCGTCGAGTACGAGCGGGAGCGAGAGCCGATCCCGCGGGCCGGCGATCTGGGGATCGTGCTCGATGGTTCTGGGCATCCTTCCGTCCTGTTGCGAACCACCGCCGTCGCCATCGTGCCGTTCGCTCAGGTGCCGGCGAGCCACGCGTTCGATGAGGGCGAGGGCGATCGTTCGCTCGCGTCATGGCGCGAGATCCACCGCGACTTCTGGGGAGGCTACCTGCGCAACGGCGGGCGCTTCGACGACGGCATGCTCGTCGTGTGCGAGCGCTTCGAGGTGCTCCATCGCCGCTCGAGCTGA
- a CDS encoding GlsB/YeaQ/YmgE family stress response membrane protein — MLWTILGLILVGLIAGFIARAVIPGKQNIGILMTIVLGIVGSFVGGFLGFLIFNHSPEGGFLQPSGIIGSIIGAIIVLGIYVAVTRRGSARKR, encoded by the coding sequence ATGCTCTGGACGATCCTCGGCCTCATCCTCGTCGGACTGATCGCCGGCTTCATCGCTCGCGCCGTCATCCCCGGCAAGCAGAACATCGGCATCCTGATGACCATCGTGCTCGGCATCGTCGGCTCGTTCGTCGGCGGCTTCCTCGGGTTCCTGATCTTCAACCACAGCCCGGAAGGCGGCTTCCTGCAGCCCTCCGGCATCATCGGTTCGATCATCGGCGCCATCATCGTGCTCGGCATCTACGTCGCCGTCACGCGCCGCGGGTCCGCGCGCAAGCGCTGA
- a CDS encoding LLM class flavin-dependent oxidoreductase — protein sequence MQRFGTLSFGHYGPLGGGRELTAGDSMRQAIDLAQGMDDLGAVGVYFRVHHFARQQASPMPLLAAIAATTKNVEIGTGVIDMRYENPLYLAEEAAAVDLISDGRLALGVSRGSPETVVRGYEAFGYTGSQDPRGADIARQHFDTFLRAIEGEGLAERDPNSPFGGGSGMQRIEPHSPGLRSRIWWGAGNTDSAEWAGRMGVNLMSSTLLTQADGTPFDILQGQQLDAFRAAWREAGHPGEPRTSVSRSIFPITTAEDELYFGGSNEQDGIGYIDGMRSTFGKTYAAAPDVLVEQLLQDAAVQSADTLMLTIPSQLGVEFNLRIVESFAKYVAPALGWQPQTATAR from the coding sequence ATGCAGCGTTTCGGCACTCTCTCGTTCGGTCACTACGGTCCTCTCGGCGGCGGGCGCGAGCTCACGGCGGGCGATTCGATGCGGCAGGCGATCGACCTGGCGCAGGGCATGGATGACCTCGGAGCCGTCGGCGTGTACTTCCGCGTGCACCACTTCGCGCGACAGCAGGCGTCGCCCATGCCGCTTCTGGCCGCCATCGCCGCCACGACGAAGAACGTCGAGATCGGCACCGGCGTCATCGACATGCGTTACGAGAACCCGCTCTACCTCGCCGAAGAAGCGGCCGCCGTCGACCTGATCTCCGACGGCCGACTGGCACTCGGCGTGAGCCGCGGGTCACCCGAGACCGTGGTGCGCGGCTACGAGGCGTTCGGCTACACCGGGTCGCAGGACCCGCGCGGCGCCGACATCGCCCGCCAGCATTTCGACACGTTCCTCCGCGCCATCGAGGGCGAGGGCCTCGCCGAGCGCGACCCGAACAGCCCCTTCGGCGGCGGCAGCGGGATGCAGCGGATCGAGCCTCACTCCCCCGGCTTGCGCTCGCGCATCTGGTGGGGCGCCGGCAACACCGACTCCGCCGAGTGGGCGGGGCGCATGGGCGTCAACCTCATGTCGTCGACCCTGCTCACCCAGGCCGACGGCACCCCGTTCGACATCCTGCAGGGGCAGCAGCTCGACGCGTTCCGCGCCGCGTGGCGCGAGGCCGGGCATCCCGGTGAGCCCCGCACGTCGGTCAGCCGCAGCATCTTCCCGATCACGACAGCGGAAGACGAGCTGTACTTCGGCGGCAGCAACGAGCAGGACGGCATCGGCTACATCGACGGCATGCGCTCGACCTTCGGCAAGACCTACGCCGCGGCGCCCGACGTGCTCGTCGAGCAGCTCCTGCAGGATGCCGCCGTGCAGAGCGCCGACACCCTGATGCTGACGATCCCGTCGCAGCTGGGCGTCGAGTTCAACCTCCGGATCGTCGAGTCGTTCGCGAAGTACGTCGCCCCGGCGCTGGGCTGGCAGCCTCAGACCGCGACGGCCCGCTGA
- a CDS encoding bifunctional nuclease family protein, whose product MVQVRVLGVALDPAQQHVILLKPVDDLSDRVLPVWIGSQEATSILVAVEGVAPPRPLAHDLMVRLLDATDATVDRVEVTRIDDGTFYAEITVTALTGSRVIDARPSDAIALASRAGAPIFVADDVLAEAGIPDTVSEAPEGAETPEAAEQRVAEFREFLDDIDPDDFRG is encoded by the coding sequence ATGGTCCAGGTCCGCGTCCTGGGGGTCGCTCTCGATCCCGCCCAGCAGCACGTGATCCTTCTCAAGCCCGTCGATGACCTCTCGGACCGTGTGCTCCCGGTGTGGATCGGGTCGCAGGAGGCGACATCCATCCTCGTGGCCGTCGAGGGCGTCGCTCCACCGCGTCCGCTCGCGCACGACCTGATGGTGCGCCTGCTGGATGCCACCGACGCCACTGTCGACCGGGTCGAGGTCACCCGCATCGACGACGGCACCTTCTACGCCGAGATCACCGTGACCGCGCTGACGGGCTCACGGGTCATCGACGCGCGTCCCTCCGACGCGATCGCCCTCGCCTCGCGCGCCGGCGCCCCGATCTTCGTCGCCGACGACGTGCTCGCCGAAGCCGGCATCCCCGACACGGTCAGTGAAGCGCCCGAGGGTGCCGAGACACCCGAGGCCGCCGAGCAGCGGGTCGCCGAGTTCCGCGAATTCCTCGACGACATCGACCCCGACGACTTCCGCGGCTGA
- a CDS encoding SDR family oxidoreductase, with amino-acid sequence MPRILIIGGHGKVAQRLEPILAERGDTVTAVIRNRDHEADVAATGATPLVADIESFDTEQLTNLVSGNDVVVWSAGAGGGDAARTWTVDRDAAIRSIDAAVAAGVKRYVMVSYFGAGPDHGVPEDDSFYAYAEAKAEADAHLRESGLDWTIVAPSALTLDEPTGKITVGGSGEESVPRGDVASVIAAVLTEPATVGRMIEFTGGDTPIADAIAAG; translated from the coding sequence ATGCCCCGCATCCTGATCATCGGCGGCCACGGCAAGGTCGCGCAGCGCCTCGAGCCGATCCTCGCCGAGCGCGGTGACACGGTGACCGCGGTCATCCGCAATCGCGACCACGAGGCGGATGTCGCCGCGACCGGCGCAACGCCCCTCGTCGCCGACATCGAGTCGTTCGACACCGAGCAGCTGACCAATCTCGTCAGCGGAAATGACGTCGTGGTCTGGTCGGCCGGCGCCGGCGGGGGAGACGCCGCCCGCACGTGGACTGTCGACCGCGACGCCGCGATCCGCTCCATCGACGCGGCGGTCGCCGCCGGTGTGAAGCGCTACGTCATGGTGTCGTACTTCGGTGCTGGCCCCGATCACGGCGTGCCCGAGGACGATTCCTTCTACGCTTACGCCGAGGCGAAGGCCGAAGCCGACGCCCACCTGCGCGAGAGCGGTCTGGACTGGACGATCGTCGCGCCGAGCGCCCTCACGCTCGACGAGCCCACCGGGAAGATCACGGTGGGCGGCTCGGGCGAGGAGTCGGTTCCCCGGGGCGACGTCGCGTCGGTCATCGCGGCGGTGCTCACCGAGCCGGCCACGGTCGGCCGCATGATCGAGTTCACGGGCGGCGACACCCCCATCGCCGACGCCATCGCAGCCGGCTGA